CTGCAAAAGAACGACCTGGCTGTACTGGCCATTATTGCCGGCAACAAATGGAAACGTCCTATTTACTTCACTTCTACACAGGAGTTGGAAGATCTGGGTCTGGAAAAATATGTTCGCATGGAAGGGCTCTCCTACCGCCTGGTACCTGTTGAAGGCACCAGCGTGGAACTGGATGTATCCTACAAAAACCTCACAGAGAAATTTGCTTATGGCAATGCTGCCAAACCACATGTTTACTTTGATGAGGAAAACCGCCGCCATTTGAACAGCATTCGCCAGGCGCATGCGTTCCTGGGTATGGCGCTGGTTGATGCCGGTAAAATGGATTCAGCCCGTAAAGAATTGCGCAAATACGATAACTCGGTGCTGGAAAGCAACATCCCATACGGTATGACTTCAAACCGTGGCAACTTCCACAACCGCGTTACCATGACGTACCTGTATGCTGCTTACCGCAGCGGCGACCAGGAGCTGGCCCAAAAGGTTAGCAAGTCGGTTAAAACTGACCTGGAACAACAAATGAAATACTATCGTTCGTTGGGCGATGAAAGTATGACCAATGAAAACCTGGCCATCAACGCAGCCAATTACATGAAAGATGTAAATGCGCCGGTTATGTTGTCAGAAAAACAGATGGTATTTGTACAGGACATCGTATCGAGCTACCAGATGCTGATGCAAATGTCTGACTGGGAAAAACAATTTGGCGGTAAAACCGGCAACGGCAAAGGCGGTGTTGAAAACGCGCCTGCTGAATTAAATGCAGCCGATTCACAAAAAGCAGTGGATACAACAAAGCCGTAGAAAAGTTTAAACCAACAGATATATTTCAAAAATATAGAGTGCCTCCCGATAAATCGGGAGGCACTCTTGTTTTAAGGGCTTTTGCAACAATTGCTGCCGTAGTTTGTTGTAGTGTTAACAAAAATTACATACGTCAATGAATGAATTTTAATGCTTAAATTGGGTTAGTCCTGCGTGCCCGCTGTAGCTTTAGCGAAAGCGGGGCAACCAAAGAATCGTATAAGAAGAACCAATTCATTGTACATTAAAACATTATTAGCAGTGATAGGACATCATTTTACCAAATTCGATCCCCGTAAGGAGGGCAAAACGAAATTTGAGCAGTTGCTGGATGTGTTCATGCAATTGCTTACCTATACCAATGGCGACGTTAGTGAAGCACTGGACTGGATGAACCAGCTCGATAAAGAATATGAGCTTACGAACAACGAGTATGGCATGGGCGACTTTATAGATGAATTAAAAGAAAAAGGTTACATCCAGGAGAACCAGGTCAGCGGCGAGATCAAAATCACCTCCAAAACCGAACAGGGCATCCGCAAAAGATCGCTGGAAGAAATATTCGGTAAACTGAAGAAAACCAAAACCGGCGACCACCATACATTCAAACCCGGCGGTGGTGATGAGATCAATCCCGAAACGCGGCCTTTTCAGTTTGGCGATACCCTGGAGCAGATCGATTTCACCACCAGCATTCGCAATGCGCAGATCAATCACGGCATTGAAAGCTTCAACATGCAGGAAGATGACCTGGCCATTCGCGAAACCGATTTCAAATCACAAACTTCTACCGTACTGATGATCGATATTTCACACTCGATGATCCTGTATGGCGAAGACCGCATTACGCCGGCTAAAAAAGTAGCCATGGCGCTGAGCGAGCTCATCACTACCAAATATCCCAAAGACACCCTGGATATAGTAGTGTTTGGCAACGATGCCTGGCCTGTTGAAATAAAAGACCTTCCTTATTTACAGGTTGGTCCTTACCATACCAATACGGTAGCCGGTTTGGAAATGGCGATGGATATTTTGCGCCGCCGCAAAAATCCCAACAAACAGATCTTTATGATCACCGATGGTAAACCCACCTGTTTAAAAATTGGCAAACGCTATTATAAGAACAGCTTTGGGCTCGACCGCCGCATTACCAATCGTTGTTTGAACCTGGCCGCCCAATGCAAAAAATTAAAAGTGCCAATTACCACTTTTATGATCGCTACAGACCCGTATTTACAACGGTTTGTACAGGAATTTACGGAGACCAACAGCGGCAAGGCTTTCTTTGCTTCGCTCGACCGGTTGGGCGCCTTTATCTTCCGCGATTTTGAAAATGGAAAAAGAAAGACGGTTTATTAAAAAAGATCAAGAAACGAACTATTACTATGAGCATACCAAAAATAAAAACCCTGGGCGAACTTAAGAAGAGTGGCTATCAACCAAAGTCAGTAAAAGATGAGATCAGGAAGAACCTAATTTGCAAATTACAAAAGCAGGAAAGCACCTTTAACGGGATCATAGGCTATGAAGAAACAGTTATACCCGATGTAGAAAGGGCGCTTCTGTCGCGTCACAACATTTTATTCCTTGGTTTGCGCGGACAGGCAAAAACGCGTATGGCCCGGCAAATGATTGAATTACTCGATGAATACATCCCGGTGATCGAAGGTACTGAGATCAACGACGATCCGTTGAATCCCATTTCCATCCACGCCAAAGACCTGATTGCGCAATATGGCGACGACACTCCCATCCACTGGGTACATCGCAGTGAACGTTATGGCGAAAAGCTCGCAACGCCCGATGTAAGCGTGGCTGACCTTATTGGCGACATTGATCCCATTAAAGCAGCTAATTTGCGGTTAAGCTTTGCCGATGAACGCGTGATCCACTATGGTATTATCCCCCGCAGTAACCGCGGCATTTTCGTTATCAACGAAATTCCCGACTTACAAGCCCGCATCCAGGTAGCTTTGTTCAATATCCTGGAAGAAGGCGATGTACAGATCCGCGGTTTCAAACTGCGCATGCCGTTGGATATCTTATTTGTATTCACGGCCAACCCGGAAGACTATACCAACCGCGGTTCTATTGTAACCCCGTTGAAAGACCGGATCGAGAGCCAGATCCTGACGCACTATCCCAAAACCATCGAAACTGCCCTTACGATTACCGAGCAGGAAGCCGATATTTTGAAGGAACAGGAAGCGAAGGTGAAAATGAGCGATCTGATAAAACGACTGATCGAGCAGATCTCGTTTGAAGCCCGCTCCAGCGAACTGGTTGATAAGAAAAGCGGCGTATCGGCCCGGTTAAGCATCTCTGCATTTGAAAATGCCGTGAGCTCTGCCGAGCGCCGTGCATTGATCAATAAAGAAAACAACACGCAGGTATGGATCAGCGATCTGATTGGCCTGATCCCTTCTATTACCGGTAAAATTGAACTGGTGTATGAAGGCGAGCAGGAAGGCCCATACCAGGTAGCCATGAACCTGCTCGATAAAGCCATCCGGTCACAATTCATTCAATACTTTCCCAATCCGGAAACATTGAAGAAGAAACGCAATCAACAGGCAGCCGAAGAAAATCCTTATCGTTCCATCTCAAGCTGGTTCGACAAAGGCAATTCATTAAACCTGTTGTTCCATACAAAGGACGAAGACAAAATACAGCAGCTGTATAAGGTAGATGGCCTGCATGCACTGGTGAAAAAGTATTTTAAACAGGCCAATGAAAAAGACGCCGCGCTGTTAATGGAGTTTGTATTACACGGCCTGGCCGCCTTTTCCATGATCAGTAAAAAGATTCTGGAAAGCCGCATCGAGTTCAAAGACCTGATGGGTTCCATGCTGGGCAATGCCACTTCATTTGGCGAGGAAGAATTAGACAGTGATGATTTTAATTAATGGAGCATATTAAATCTTCAATTATGAATGTCGAAGTGAATCACTTCGACATTTTTATTTAATGTATTAACAGCCCCCCTATACCACATTCACCTCCCGTTCCAGCTCCACACCAAATTTATCGTGCACGCTTTTCATTATGACTGAGCTCAGGTCATAAATATCCTGACCGGTGGCATGACCATAGTTTACCAATACCAGCGCCTGTCTTTCATGCACCCCGGCATCGCCATGGCGATAGCCTTTCCAACCGCTTTGTTCTATTAACCAGCCTGCAGCCAGTTTTATAGTACCATCAGTATTGGGATAGCCAACAATGTGAGGGTATTGTTTTTTTAATTGTTCGTATAGAGCAACGACAACAGATGGGTTTTTGAAAAAGCTGCCGGCATTGCCAATCTTCGCGGGATCGGGCAGCTTGGAAGTGCGGATGTTGATCACCGCTTGTGATACCGCCTGTATCGTCAAATCCTGTACGCCCATTCTTTCCAGTTCCTGTTCTATAGCGCCATAACTGGTATTGAATACCGGTTTTTTATTCAACCGGTAGGTAACATTTAAAATAACAAACTGGTTGCGGTATTTTCTCTTGAACACGCTTTCGCGGTAGCCAAAGGCGCAATCGCTGGCTTTGAACACATACACCTTTTTGTCGTGGAGATGAAACGCTTCCAGTTCCTCAAAAACCTCTTTGATCTCGACACCATAGGCGCCGATATTCTGCATGGGACTGGCCCCTACACAACCCGGTATCAGCGACAAATTTTCAACCCCGGCCCAGTTCTGATGCAGGCAAAATTGTACAAATTTATGCCACACCTCCCCTGCGCCGGTCTTTACATACACCCGGTCTGCGTCTTCTTTTACGACACTCAACCCGGGAATATCGTTTTTTAGCACCAGTCCATTCACATGGTCTTTAAAAAGAATATTACTGCCGCCACCTAAAATGAGCGGCGCTATTCCCGTATTGGGATTATTTTCGATCAATTCACCCAGTTCATCAACCGAAGTAAAGGCGGCAAAGAACCTGGCTACTATGTCAATACCCAGTGTGTTGTATTGCCGGAGCGGAATATTTTGTTGAATTTGCGTCATCAGCAGGGCAAAATAACAAATTATGCATCGAAAAACCGCGGTTGTGCTGGGAGCTACCGGATTAATTGGTCAGCACCTGGTACAGGAACTGTTAGAAAATGAATATTTTAACAGAGTCAGACTATTAGTACGAAAACCCCTAACCATTAACCATCCGAAAATAGACATACAGGTTGTTAATTTTAATGATGAAAAAGACATTGCTGCCAGAATCGATATCGGCGACGTAATATTTTGTTGCATTGGCACCACCCGCAAAAAAGTAAAAGGCAATAAAACTGAATACCGCAAAGTAGACTACGATATTCCCATCATTACTGCCCGCCTGGGCGTTCAGCATGGCTTTAGCCAGTTCCTGCTGGTATCAGCCGTTGGAGCCAATCCCGTTGCCGCTAACTTTTATCTGCAATTAAAAGGCTGTATTGAAGAAGATATTACTGCACTTCCCTTCGAAAGCATTCATATTTTCCGCCCCTCTCTTTTGCTGGGCAACAGACAGGAATTCCGCCTGGGCGAACGTATTGCACAAGTGGTTGTAAAGGCCACCTCCTTTTTATTGATTGGGGCCTGGCGCAAATACAAACCCATACAGGCAGCCGATGTTGCCAAATCGATGGTGGCCGCCGCAAACAGGGAAATAGCCGGCGTTCATATGTATGAATACGACGAAATGAAAACTTTAATTGGCTAAGGGTTTACTGCAACATATTAGTTAAAAAACATATTAACATTCGAAATATTACGATTGGCCGTGTAAAAAACGGCTATTATATTTGAGCGGAAATTAATGTCTAATGCTGTTAGGTATAAACACTTACACATGCGTTAGCGGATTAATCAGAAATCACATACCCTTCGTAAAACATTAATTATGCAAAAAACGTTCATCCGTTTTTCGGCAACCCTTATGGTGGCCACTTTCCTTTTTTCCTGTCAGAAAGAAATGTCGAAAAGTGCAAAATCTGATGTAAGCACTGCGACATCCTCCAGCAACACAGTTACCATTGGTTCTACTTGCGGGCAACTGCGCACCTATACCCAGGGCGGCTGGGGCGCATCACCCGCCGGAAACAATCCAGGCACTTATTTACACGCTAATTTTCAGGGAGCATTTGGCGACACATTAACCGTAGGTTGTTATCCCGGTAAATATTATGTGAAGTTGACTTCGGCCCAGGCTGTTACTGATCTGTTGCCAACTGGCGGTCCTGCTGCTGCATTGACAGCGGTTTATACGGACCCCGCTTCTATTAAAAATGTACTGGTAGGACAACTGGTTGCCCTGAAATTATCAGTTGGCTTTGATTATGCTGATGCCAATTTTGGCCAGTCAAATGTAGCGCTGGGGGGTATGATCATTGCCAGCGGAACATTCAAAGGCAATACAGTAGCTGATTTTCTTGCCATTGGTGAGGAAGTACTGGGCGGTTGCAGCAAAGATTTCACGCCCGCTCAAATTAATGAAACAGCTACGGCTATCAATGAAAATTTCGACAACGGTTCTACCGATAAAGGCTTTTTGACCTGCCCTACCGGTGGCGGCAATCCTGGTGGCGGTGGTGGTAACCCACAATTAGCTTTATAAAGTTTAGTTCACTCATAATAATAAAGCCCTGACGTTGCAGTCGGGGCTTATTATTTTCAATTCGTTTATTACTTTACATTGCATCCACATCGGGGATCACCACCACATTCCTGAACCTGCTATCATTGTGCAGGGAAGCCACCTGCTCCAGGATAAATCGCTTACAACGCTGTATAAGCTCTCCATCCTTTGGCAGTTTTATCAGCAACTCCATCAGGTACTGGTTACGCACCCGGTTCACCACCGGTTCTGCCGGTCCTACAAGATATTTTCCGTATTCTCCCTGCATAGCAAACGCCATCATTTGGGCAGCAGCCGCCACCACTTCTTTTGACTTATGCTTTAAGGTGAGCATGATGAGCCGTGCAAAGGGCGGATAAAAGAACACCTTACGCCCCTCGATTTCCTGGTTGTAGAACAACCCGTAATCGTGTTGCTGCACAAAATACAGCACGGGGTGTTGGGTGTTGGAAACCTGGATGTACACTTTGCCCTGTTTATCTTTTCGTCCCGCGCGGCCACTCACCTGCTCCATTAGTTGAAATGCCCGTTCGTTCACCCTGAAATCGGCAAAACTCAGCAGGCTGTCTGCATCCAGGATACCAACCAGGTTCACGTTTTCAAAATCCAGTCCTTTTACCACCATTTGGGTACCCACCAGGATATCAAGGCGGCCCTGTTCAAATTGCTGAATCAGGTTATCGTGCGCAGTCTTACCCCGCACACTGTCAATATCCATGCGGGCCACCCGGCCTTTGGGGAACATTTCTTCCAGTAGTTCTTCAATACGCTCGGTACCGAAATTACGCTGCGCAAATTTATCGCTGCCACAGGCCTGGCAGCTGTGCACCGGCGGATATACGGTACCGCAATAGTGACAATGCAGTTTATGGGTGTTCTTATGATAGGTTAATGTAACGTCGCAATGCTTGCAATGCGGTATCCAGCCACAGGTTTGACAAACCTGGTAGGGCGAGTACCCACGCCGGTTCTGGAAAAGGATCACCTGCTTACCCTGTTCAAGCGACTGGTCAATGGCGGCTTTTAACGGAGGCGTAATAATGATCTTGTTCTTATCGGCCCCAAACATTTTTTTGGTATCTATGATGTCGATGGCCGGCAATTGCACTCCGCCAAACCGTTCGCCCAGTACGGCCAGTCCATACTTTTGCGACTGGGCATTGAAATAACTTTCTACCGAAGGCGTGGCGCTGCCCAGCAATACGTTTGCATGAAACAAGGAGGCGTAATAAATAGCGCCATCACGGGCATGGTAACGCGGCGCGGGGTCCTGCTGTTTATACGAGGTATCATGTTCTTCATCCACTACGATCAGCCCCAGGTCGGTAAATGGCAGGAAGATCGACGAGCGGGCGCCCAGTACTACTTTCAGCTCACCGGTCTTTACTTTATTCCAGATCTCAACCCGTTCGTTCTGGTTGAATTTACTATGATAAATGCCAATATACCCGCCAAAATGCTTTTGCAGCCGGCGAATGACCTGTGAGGTCAATGCTATTTCGGGCAACAGGTACAGCACCTGTTTTCCCTGGCGGATGTACCGCTCGATTATTTTGATGTACACCTGCGTTTTGCCACTGGCGGTAACGCCATGCAGCAAACATACAGGTTTGCTTACCAGTTGTTCGGTAATGGCGTCAAAAGCACGTTGTTGCGCAGGCGTCAATTCAAAATCTATCTGAATATTACGGGGCAGGTATTGCAGCCGGTCAACCTGCCGTTTCTCCAGCCACAAAATGCCTTTATCTACCAGTCCTTTTAACTGCGCGTCCGAAGCGCCGCTTTTCTTCAGCAATTCGGGTTTGGTTACTTCGCCTTGTGTTTTTATCAGGTGCAGGTAACTGAGCAGCAGTTCCAGTTGCTTTTCGGCCCGCTGCAGTTTTTTATCATCACTCAGTAAGACAGACAGTTCCTCCTCGTTATCGTATTTATGGTTCAGCAAAACAAAGATCTCCTTTTTGGGCGACCATGTTTCTTTCAGGGCTTCCCAAACCATACACACCTTTTTTTCGATGAGCCGTTTAATAACGGGATACACCCGGTTAGAATCGAGGATCTGTTGCACTTCGCCGATCTTCAGCTCTTTTTTCAGCAGCAGGGCTTCTCCTACCAGGTATTCATCATGATCGAGGGTAGAAAAATTATCGCCAAACTCCTCATTGAACATAATCACGGTTTCACTGCTCAATTTAAAATGGGCAGGCAGGGCGGCCGCCATTACTTCGCCTTCGCTGCACATGTAGTAGCGGGCGATCCATTCCCATAATTTCAGTTGTTCGGGGAAAATAACCGGCTCGGCATCCAGGATGTTGAGCAGCTCCTTTGCTTCAAACGCCTCGGGTTTATCGGTATGCAACCGCTTCACCACGCCGGCGTATTTCTTGTTCTTACCCAATACCACCTCTACCCGCACGCCGGGTTTTATTTGGTCGCGCAATGGCTCAGGCACCGACCATGTGTAGTTTTTGGGTAAGGCCAGTGGAATTATTACTTCTGCGTACAATACGGGACTACTCAATACGGTAATTGATTTTCAGGGAGCAAGATACGAAATACCAGGTATAAGCCTTAAGCTGTAAGCCCAATACAGCCTAAAGGTAAAAGCCTAAAGCTGAAAGCAAATACACCGCTACGCGGTCCCAGCCTGGCAGGAAGAACTCTGAACCCTGAACTGTGAACTCTGAACTTGGAACTAAACAATCCAACCAGCCTTGTATTCCCGTAATTTCTGGTCCATCACCGAAGCCACTTGTAGTTTCAAGGCTTCTACATCTTTATTTGTAAGGCCTTCAACAGGTATTTCTTTCAGGAATACAGTACGCGAACGGCCGGGATTTAAACTGAAAACAGACCCAAAATGCATGCGATGCCAGGTATCTAAAAACAACAATGGTTTTATGGGCGTTTGCGTTTCGATGGCTATGCGGAATGCCCCATCGTACAGGTTTTTTAGCGGCTGACTGGTTTCATTAAATGTGCCTTCTGGAAATATAAAGATCGAAATGCCTTTTTTGATCACCGACTTTAAAATACGAACGCTATTGGCCCGGTGGCTGGCGCTGCTGCGATCAACCGTAACCACGGCATTGCGGTAAATAAAACCAAACAGCGGCACCTTCCCCATTTCAGCCTTGCCCAGGGCCCGTACCCGCTGGTTAAGCGTGCGCACGATCACCGGGGCATCGAGGTAAGAAATATGATTGGCAATAAAAATGTATTGTTTGTCTTTATCGTGGGGTTGCTCATAAAAGTTGCGATGCCTGATGCCTACCAGGAAAAACCAGGATCTTGCCCAATAACCGCAGAGCCGGTAAATAATATTCCCTCCCCGCACCTTTCCAAAAAACGAAGCCACCACAACCGGTGGAATGACCAGCAGCATGCAAACGATAAACATAACCAGTGCATACAGGCAATAAATAATACGCAGGATCCTCATGTGTTGAATGGTTGTACGAACTAAATATTCAGGAAAAATGCTACCTATAAGTACAACCTTAAGAAACGGGGGAAAATTTTAAAAAGTATTGATTCAGATCAATTTATGAGTGATTGCCTTATTTACAATCGCAGTTCCATTCATTATCCAGGTCAATGACGGTAATAACCACCATGCCCCGTTTGGCGGGTGCAAAGATGATGCGTACCTGCTGGCCATCGTGGGTGGTGCCTTCCAGGGCATATTTGGGATCGGGGCGGCCTGCGGGCTCGCTTTTACGGTAGTTGATGCGGCCTTTTTCAAGAATTTCTTCTACTTCCGACTCATCTATATGGCGGCAATCCATGCGGCAACGGGCGTGTTTGGTATAAATAAGGTGGCCGGGGTGACGGTTGATAACATCCTCATCTGCAGCACCGGAGCGGGGATTATTTTCTGTTTTGGAATAATTGTCCCGGGCCGGGCCTTTGCCCTTT
The Niastella koreensis GR20-10 genome window above contains:
- a CDS encoding sigma 54-interacting transcriptional regulator is translated as MSIPKIKTLGELKKSGYQPKSVKDEIRKNLICKLQKQESTFNGIIGYEETVIPDVERALLSRHNILFLGLRGQAKTRMARQMIELLDEYIPVIEGTEINDDPLNPISIHAKDLIAQYGDDTPIHWVHRSERYGEKLATPDVSVADLIGDIDPIKAANLRLSFADERVIHYGIIPRSNRGIFVINEIPDLQARIQVALFNILEEGDVQIRGFKLRMPLDILFVFTANPEDYTNRGSIVTPLKDRIESQILTHYPKTIETALTITEQEADILKEQEAKVKMSDLIKRLIEQISFEARSSELVDKKSGVSARLSISAFENAVSSAERRALINKENNTQVWISDLIGLIPSITGKIELVYEGEQEGPYQVAMNLLDKAIRSQFIQYFPNPETLKKKRNQQAAEENPYRSISSWFDKGNSLNLLFHTKDEDKIQQLYKVDGLHALVKKYFKQANEKDAALLMEFVLHGLAAFSMISKKILESRIEFKDLMGSMLGNATSFGEEELDSDDFN
- a CDS encoding vWA domain-containing protein, which encodes MIGHHFTKFDPRKEGKTKFEQLLDVFMQLLTYTNGDVSEALDWMNQLDKEYELTNNEYGMGDFIDELKEKGYIQENQVSGEIKITSKTEQGIRKRSLEEIFGKLKKTKTGDHHTFKPGGGDEINPETRPFQFGDTLEQIDFTTSIRNAQINHGIESFNMQEDDLAIRETDFKSQTSTVLMIDISHSMILYGEDRITPAKKVAMALSELITTKYPKDTLDIVVFGNDAWPVEIKDLPYLQVGPYHTNTVAGLEMAMDILRRRKNPNKQIFMITDGKPTCLKIGKRYYKNSFGLDRRITNRCLNLAAQCKKLKVPITTFMIATDPYLQRFVQEFTETNSGKAFFASLDRLGAFIFRDFENGKRKTVY
- a CDS encoding lysophospholipid acyltransferase family protein → MRILRIIYCLYALVMFIVCMLLVIPPVVVASFFGKVRGGNIIYRLCGYWARSWFFLVGIRHRNFYEQPHDKDKQYIFIANHISYLDAPVIVRTLNQRVRALGKAEMGKVPLFGFIYRNAVVTVDRSSASHRANSVRILKSVIKKGISIFIFPEGTFNETSQPLKNLYDGAFRIAIETQTPIKPLLFLDTWHRMHFGSVFSLNPGRSRTVFLKEIPVEGLTNKDVEALKLQVASVMDQKLREYKAGWIV
- a CDS encoding DUF4258 domain-containing protein; translated protein: MKRILTSFLLLSYFLIAACQNTSNSGNDNTGSANEYAKPGKKGKGPARDNYSKTENNPRSGAADEDVINRHPGHLIYTKHARCRMDCRHIDESEVEEILEKGRINYRKSEPAGRPDPKYALEGTTHDGQQVRIIFAPAKRGMVVITVIDLDNEWNCDCK
- the priA gene encoding replication restart helicase PriA, which gives rise to MSSPVLYAEVIIPLALPKNYTWSVPEPLRDQIKPGVRVEVVLGKNKKYAGVVKRLHTDKPEAFEAKELLNILDAEPVIFPEQLKLWEWIARYYMCSEGEVMAAALPAHFKLSSETVIMFNEEFGDNFSTLDHDEYLVGEALLLKKELKIGEVQQILDSNRVYPVIKRLIEKKVCMVWEALKETWSPKKEIFVLLNHKYDNEEELSVLLSDDKKLQRAEKQLELLLSYLHLIKTQGEVTKPELLKKSGASDAQLKGLVDKGILWLEKRQVDRLQYLPRNIQIDFELTPAQQRAFDAITEQLVSKPVCLLHGVTASGKTQVYIKIIERYIRQGKQVLYLLPEIALTSQVIRRLQKHFGGYIGIYHSKFNQNERVEIWNKVKTGELKVVLGARSSIFLPFTDLGLIVVDEEHDTSYKQQDPAPRYHARDGAIYYASLFHANVLLGSATPSVESYFNAQSQKYGLAVLGERFGGVQLPAIDIIDTKKMFGADKNKIIITPPLKAAIDQSLEQGKQVILFQNRRGYSPYQVCQTCGWIPHCKHCDVTLTYHKNTHKLHCHYCGTVYPPVHSCQACGSDKFAQRNFGTERIEELLEEMFPKGRVARMDIDSVRGKTAHDNLIQQFEQGRLDILVGTQMVVKGLDFENVNLVGILDADSLLSFADFRVNERAFQLMEQVSGRAGRKDKQGKVYIQVSNTQHPVLYFVQQHDYGLFYNQEIEGRKVFFYPPFARLIMLTLKHKSKEVVAAAAQMMAFAMQGEYGKYLVGPAEPVVNRVRNQYLMELLIKLPKDGELIQRCKRFILEQVASLHNDSRFRNVVVIPDVDAM
- the murB gene encoding UDP-N-acetylmuramate dehydrogenase, producing MTQIQQNIPLRQYNTLGIDIVARFFAAFTSVDELGELIENNPNTGIAPLILGGGSNILFKDHVNGLVLKNDIPGLSVVKEDADRVYVKTGAGEVWHKFVQFCLHQNWAGVENLSLIPGCVGASPMQNIGAYGVEIKEVFEELEAFHLHDKKVYVFKASDCAFGYRESVFKRKYRNQFVILNVTYRLNKKPVFNTSYGAIEQELERMGVQDLTIQAVSQAVINIRTSKLPDPAKIGNAGSFFKNPSVVVALYEQLKKQYPHIVGYPNTDGTIKLAAGWLIEQSGWKGYRHGDAGVHERQALVLVNYGHATGQDIYDLSSVIMKSVHDKFGVELEREVNVV
- a CDS encoding NAD(P)H-binding protein; this encodes MHRKTAVVLGATGLIGQHLVQELLENEYFNRVRLLVRKPLTINHPKIDIQVVNFNDEKDIAARIDIGDVIFCCIGTTRKKVKGNKTEYRKVDYDIPIITARLGVQHGFSQFLLVSAVGANPVAANFYLQLKGCIEEDITALPFESIHIFRPSLLLGNRQEFRLGERIAQVVVKATSFLLIGAWRKYKPIQAADVAKSMVAAANREIAGVHMYEYDEMKTLIG